In Gimesia benthica, a single window of DNA contains:
- a CDS encoding DUF1559 family PulG-like putative transporter has protein sequence MNESKTNRTMFGANSKCKIRDIKDGTSNTVAVAETTLDVDDGECQIWAASSHVGMGVMLKASRGINEFRCCTWRTPPNAQFQPGRLGEWGEPGSTHTGGMHVLLADGAVRFISENIDTNTRLNLANISDGNPLGEF, from the coding sequence GTGAATGAAAGCAAAACCAACCGCACCATGTTTGGTGCGAATTCGAAGTGCAAAATCCGCGATATCAAAGATGGAACCAGCAACACTGTCGCCGTTGCTGAGACAACCCTGGATGTCGATGATGGCGAGTGTCAGATCTGGGCTGCCTCTTCACATGTGGGGATGGGGGTCATGCTGAAAGCAAGTCGGGGCATCAATGAATTCCGCTGCTGTACCTGGCGAACTCCTCCCAATGCTCAGTTTCAACCAGGACGCCTGGGAGAATGGGGAGAGCCGGGCAGTACTCATACCGGTGGAATGCACGTTCTGCTGGCGGATGGCGCAGTTCGGTTTATCAGCGAAAATATCGATACCAACACGCGCCTCAATCTGGCCAATATCTCCGATGGGAATCCCCTGGGAGAATTTTAA
- a CDS encoding DUF1559 family PulG-like putative transporter, with the protein MKHRTTLRGFTLIELLVVIAIIAILIALLLPAVQQAREAARRSTCKNNLKQIGLALHNYHDTHQLFPYATANPGNCIPADPNATITNHTGWLYLLPFMDQANLYNQFNFSAATGQHNKTSNTLAGGSSITTGNAQLGTNVIPILLCPSDDGGSAYPGADTNYGTGVANSARTSYGFSVTTGEYWGAAVPTG; encoded by the coding sequence ATGAAACATCGCACAACTTTGCGCGGTTTTACTCTGATTGAACTTCTGGTGGTGATTGCCATCATTGCGATTCTAATTGCCTTGTTACTCCCCGCTGTTCAGCAGGCCCGTGAAGCAGCCCGTCGCTCTACGTGTAAAAATAATCTGAAGCAGATCGGACTGGCTCTCCATAACTATCACGACACACATCAGCTCTTCCCGTATGCAACCGCGAACCCCGGTAACTGTATCCCAGCAGACCCGAATGCCACGATCACCAATCATACCGGCTGGCTCTACCTGCTCCCTTTCATGGATCAGGCAAACCTCTACAACCAGTTCAATTTCAGTGCAGCGACCGGGCAGCATAACAAAACCTCAAATACGCTGGCCGGCGGTAGCTCTATCACTACCGGGAATGCCCAGCTGGGAACGAATGTCATTCCGATTCTGCTTTGTCCCTCTGACGATGGCGGCTCAGCCTACCCGGGAGCCGATACGAATTACGGCACCGGCGTAGCCAACTCGGCCCGCACCAGTTACGGGTTCAGTGTGACCACTGGTGAGTACTGGGGGGCAGCTGTACCTACTGGGTGA
- a CDS encoding DUF1559 domain-containing protein, whose amino-acid sequence MRRHQWQRRGFTLIELLVVIAIIAILIALLLPAVQQAREAARRSTCKNNLKQMGLALHNYHEAFGCFPPGQIRGWNGTVELGSGASWGALILPYMDQAPLYNKLNFNIGIYEGTNKTAINAVSGLSIVLCPSDTDRAPTRSIHSSSTPNYMSSIPSTSYFGSIGGFQNGDSTDPRLSGGFFTYDRARPTKIASISDGTSNTIAVGEKSYQVWTGGSWLGVQHNTYQTSSPGNDTACCQDWYLGAGIYPMTNQLTPGLGSPNWRYGSVHTGGAHFLMADGAVRFISENIQHIVSTRSASTCATNNCGCEWSNDANACAPGAPGGWNDKAYLGNHFGIYQRLHHRNDGLTLGDF is encoded by the coding sequence ATGAGACGTCATCAATGGCAAAGACGAGGTTTTACCCTGATTGAGTTGCTGGTGGTGATTGCCATCATCGCGATCCTGATTGCCCTGTTGCTACCGGCAGTCCAGCAGGCGCGCGAGGCGGCACGCAGAAGCACCTGTAAAAACAATCTGAAGCAGATGGGCCTGGCACTTCATAATTATCATGAAGCCTTTGGTTGTTTTCCTCCGGGACAGATTCGCGGCTGGAATGGTACTGTCGAACTGGGAAGTGGTGCTTCCTGGGGGGCCTTGATTCTTCCCTACATGGATCAGGCACCGCTGTATAACAAACTCAATTTCAACATTGGAATTTATGAGGGAACCAACAAAACCGCGATCAACGCCGTTTCTGGTTTGAGTATCGTGCTCTGTCCCAGTGACACCGACCGGGCTCCGACACGCAGTATTCACTCTTCGAGTACGCCCAACTATATGAGCTCAATCCCGAGCACCAGTTATTTCGGCAGCATCGGCGGTTTCCAGAACGGAGACAGTACAGATCCCCGGCTTTCCGGTGGCTTTTTCACCTATGATCGGGCACGCCCCACCAAGATCGCCTCCATCAGCGATGGGACCTCGAACACCATTGCTGTGGGAGAGAAGTCTTACCAGGTCTGGACCGGTGGCTCGTGGCTGGGCGTGCAACACAATACCTATCAGACTTCCAGCCCGGGGAATGATACCGCCTGCTGCCAGGACTGGTACCTGGGAGCGGGGATCTATCCGATGACCAACCAGCTCACTCCCGGTCTGGGTAGCCCGAACTGGCGGTATGGCAGTGTGCATACGGGCGGCGCGCATTTCCTGATGGCTGATGGAGCCGTCCGGTTCATTTCCGAAAACATTCAGCACATCGTTTCCACCCGTAGTGCTTCTACCTGTGCCACGAATAACTGTGGCTGTGAATGGAGTAATGACGCCAACGCTTGCGCGCCAGGTGCTCCGGGGGGCTGGAATGACAAAGCTTATCTCGGTAATCACTTTGGCATCTATCAGCGGCTGCATCACAGAAATGATGGATTGACCCTCGGCGATTTTTAA
- the hisF gene encoding imidazole glycerol phosphate synthase subunit HisF, which produces MLAKRIIPCLDVHAGRVVKGVNFVNLQDAGDPVEVAARYEEQGADELVFLDITASHEERDIILDIVRRTSEVIFMPLTVGGGIRTLEDIRALLNAGCDKVSINSSAVKNPDLIREAALRFGSQCIVVNIDPKRVQKDGKEFWEVHVNGGRVPTGLEAIEWARRVEELGAGEIVLTSMDADGTKDGYDLPMTKAVAEAVSIPVVASGGAGCPEHLYQILTEGKASAALAASIFHYGTHPVDETKHYLAERGIPIRFKSEVSLTRS; this is translated from the coding sequence ATGCTGGCTAAACGCATTATTCCGTGTCTCGATGTGCATGCGGGACGGGTCGTCAAAGGGGTCAACTTCGTTAATCTGCAGGACGCCGGCGATCCGGTCGAGGTTGCTGCCCGCTACGAAGAACAGGGAGCCGACGAGCTGGTCTTCCTGGATATTACCGCCAGCCACGAAGAACGTGACATCATCCTGGATATCGTGCGTCGCACGTCCGAAGTCATCTTCATGCCACTCACCGTCGGTGGGGGCATCCGCACGCTGGAAGACATTCGCGCCCTGCTGAATGCGGGCTGTGATAAGGTATCCATCAATTCTTCGGCTGTGAAAAATCCGGACCTGATCCGCGAGGCGGCCCTGCGGTTCGGCAGCCAGTGTATCGTGGTGAATATCGATCCCAAGCGGGTACAGAAAGACGGAAAGGAATTCTGGGAAGTACACGTTAACGGCGGACGGGTTCCCACCGGACTGGAAGCGATCGAGTGGGCCAGACGAGTTGAAGAGCTGGGTGCGGGGGAAATCGTCCTCACATCCATGGACGCAGATGGTACGAAAGACGGCTACGATTTACCGATGACCAAGGCCGTTGCGGAAGCGGTTTCCATCCCGGTGGTCGCCAGTGGTGGTGCCGGCTGCCCTGAACACTTATATCAAATCTTAACCGAAGGGAAAGCCAGTGCAGCGCTGGCCGCCAGTATTTTCCATTATGGCACCCACCCTGTTGACGAAACCAAACACTACCTGGCCGAGCGGGGAATTCCGATCCGTTTCAAAAGCGAAGTTTCACTCACGCGGTCGTAA
- a CDS encoding type IV pilus twitching motility protein PilT — MATTVPAKAKEISPITGRAENEVDKVFRQLIKHGGSDLHMQVGKAPILRVKGTLRELQMDPIDRDQMMALFDPMMDERNKKIFHDEGGADFSYVVEHEGEAWRFRVNLFIQLGFPGMVSRKIERSIPNFEGLYLPPVMESLCKFDQGMVLLAGVTGSGKSTTIASMLNWVNDHYRKHILTIEDPIEFVYTQNKCLINQREVGIDVKDFEIAMKHAVRQDPDIMLVGEMRDMETFSTAIHAAETGHLVFGTIHASNAPSCIGRILDLFPQDMHKALRGSLAFNMRAIVAQKLLKTIVDKPGRVPIVEIMTFNPTVRKLVLEEQDEKLAAAIRIGKDEGMQQFNDSLKGFIDREFISRADAFEISPNVEELKMTLKGIDVKGAAIL, encoded by the coding sequence ATGGCGACAACCGTTCCTGCGAAAGCAAAAGAGATCTCCCCGATCACCGGGCGTGCTGAAAATGAAGTTGATAAAGTCTTCCGCCAGCTGATCAAGCACGGCGGTTCCGACTTGCACATGCAGGTTGGTAAAGCGCCCATCCTGCGTGTGAAGGGTACTCTCCGCGAACTGCAGATGGATCCGATCGACCGTGATCAGATGATGGCGTTGTTTGATCCAATGATGGATGAACGCAATAAGAAAATCTTCCACGACGAAGGGGGAGCCGACTTCTCCTACGTCGTCGAGCATGAAGGCGAAGCCTGGCGTTTCCGTGTGAACCTGTTTATTCAGCTCGGCTTTCCCGGCATGGTCTCCCGTAAAATTGAACGCTCGATTCCCAACTTCGAAGGGCTGTATCTGCCCCCCGTGATGGAGTCGCTGTGTAAGTTCGACCAGGGCATGGTTCTGCTGGCCGGGGTGACGGGTAGTGGTAAAAGTACGACGATCGCCTCCATGCTGAACTGGGTCAACGACCACTACCGCAAACACATCCTGACGATCGAAGACCCGATCGAATTCGTGTATACGCAGAATAAGTGTCTGATCAACCAGCGTGAAGTCGGGATCGATGTGAAGGACTTCGAAATCGCGATGAAACACGCCGTGCGTCAGGACCCCGACATCATGCTGGTGGGGGAAATGCGTGACATGGAAACATTCTCGACAGCGATCCACGCTGCGGAAACGGGGCACCTTGTCTTTGGAACAATTCACGCATCCAACGCTCCTTCCTGCATCGGTCGTATTCTCGACCTCTTCCCGCAGGACATGCACAAAGCACTCCGCGGCTCGCTGGCCTTCAACATGCGTGCCATCGTGGCCCAGAAACTTTTGAAAACCATCGTCGATAAACCGGGTCGTGTGCCGATTGTGGAAATCATGACCTTCAACCCGACCGTGCGTAAGCTGGTACTGGAAGAGCAGGACGAAAAGCTGGCCGCCGCCATCCGGATCGGTAAAGACGAAGGGATGCAGCAGTTCAACGACAGCCTCAAAGGCTTCATCGACCGCGAGTTCATCAGTCGTGCCGACGCGTTCGAAATTTCACCGAACGTGGAAGAGCTGAAGATGACCCTCAAAGGGATCGACGTCAAAGGCGCCGCGATTCTGTAA
- a CDS encoding SMP-30/gluconolactonase/LRE family protein yields MLKSVTSILLLCLLVCDTLPLSGAEPKEAHPVPRTVAPGAELEEEYAAKAFFEGPVWDPVGKKWYFTSFVDKDTKILRLDGEGQASIWLDKTKGINGTYLSNEGNMLGAQAYGQHVMSYGFGESGPSETTVIAANPKWNQPNDVCQTPNGNIYFTDPDFKNRKTSAVYVRTTDGAVKKIITEMPVPNGIIASNDGKTLYVGDSHEKLWRSYPILEDGTVGEGKVFFKPETARQDSPDGMSIDAEGNLYLSGRGGVWVASPEGKSLGLIPVPVFCSNVSFGGVDGKTLLLTCSNKVYSLKMKVPGGQYR; encoded by the coding sequence ATGCTGAAATCTGTTACATCGATACTGCTGTTGTGCCTGCTCGTCTGTGACACGCTCCCACTATCTGGAGCAGAGCCGAAAGAAGCGCACCCGGTCCCCCGGACTGTGGCTCCCGGGGCCGAGTTAGAGGAAGAGTATGCTGCGAAAGCCTTCTTTGAGGGCCCCGTCTGGGATCCCGTGGGGAAGAAGTGGTACTTCACTTCGTTTGTGGACAAAGACACCAAGATCCTCCGTCTGGACGGGGAAGGGCAGGCGAGCATCTGGCTGGATAAAACTAAAGGCATCAATGGTACCTATCTCTCCAACGAGGGGAACATGCTGGGAGCGCAGGCCTACGGTCAGCATGTGATGAGCTACGGCTTTGGTGAATCGGGGCCGAGTGAGACAACCGTGATTGCCGCGAACCCGAAATGGAATCAGCCCAATGATGTCTGTCAGACTCCGAATGGAAATATCTATTTTACCGACCCGGATTTCAAGAACCGGAAAACGAGCGCTGTCTACGTCAGGACTACCGATGGTGCCGTGAAGAAAATCATTACCGAGATGCCGGTGCCGAACGGAATTATCGCGTCGAATGACGGCAAGACTTTGTATGTCGGCGACAGTCATGAGAAACTGTGGCGGAGCTACCCCATTCTGGAAGACGGCACTGTTGGTGAGGGCAAGGTCTTTTTCAAGCCGGAGACCGCACGTCAGGATTCGCCCGATGGGATGAGCATCGATGCCGAGGGGAATCTGTATTTGTCAGGGCGGGGCGGTGTCTGGGTGGCGAGCCCTGAGGGGAAATCGCTGGGACTGATTCCCGTGCCTGTCTTCTGTTCGAACGTCAGCTTCGGCGGCGTGGATGGCAAGACTTTGCTGCTGACCTGTTCCAATAAGGTTTACAGCCTGAAAATGAAAGTCCCGGGTGGCCAGTACCGCTGA
- a CDS encoding PVC-type heme-binding CxxCH protein, with protein MKLRLFLLLTILASGSLYVVSQAAPPTPPPNNTGGEFFSPADSLKQFTVPDDLKLEQVLAEPLVKQPIFLNFDERGRMWVINYLQYPYPEGLRILSKDKHHRAVYDKVPLPPPHGDKGDDQITIHEDTDGDGKYDKHSVFLDDLNIASSFVKGRGGVWVLNPPYLLFYPDKNNDDVPDGDPVVHLEGFGLEDTHSVVNSLRWGPDGWLYSSQGSTVSGKVKKPGQKDSEAIQTLGQLIWRYHPEKKIYEIFAEGGGNAFGVEIDDKGRLYSGHNGGNTRGFHYTQGSYYQKGFGKHGPLSNPYAFGYFQAMKHAKVPRFTHNFIIYEAETLPQKYWGHLFGIEPLQGRVVESAVTADGSSYQTEDLQRPVATTDKRFRPVDIKLGPDGAIYFCDMYEHQIAHGQHYSGQVEKGDGRIYRLTAKDAKPLAPFDLGKKSSQELIAVLDHPNRWFRQQALRLFGDRKDASVIPALKQKLFETDGQSALEALWALNLSGGFDEAVAAKSLKHADPFVRAWTIRLLCDDHRVSPEIGQQLIALALTEPHVQVRSQLASSSKRLPADPGLPIAFNLLTRSEDLDDVHIPLILWWSLEKRVNEDRDALLAYFAKPEVWQSPLVEKYILERIMRRFAATGSRNDLLVCAKLLELAPEKSHAEILMSGFETAMKGRSTASFPKELVAAMSKYGGQSISLGLRQGDKEAIQKALKIVADSKADNQKRLDLIQIFGEVKVPACVPVLLDIISNSSDLQMQIAAISALQQYPDDAIGKTVTALYPSMSDDLRSAAQTLLTIRKAWAKDFLQAIDAGKINKTTVPVETARKMTVFSDDDISNLIQKHFGSIAGATTEQMQQQIAAHQKMLLASQAEPDRYAGEKLFQKHCGKCHKLFGDGGEIGPDLTSFKRDDVGRMLVNIVNPSNEIREGFETYLVVTDDGRVVNGFLADQDNNVIVIRSADGQSITVERDNIDEMLPQKKSLMPEGLLDKLSDQEIQDLFSYLRSSQPLP; from the coding sequence ATGAAACTGCGATTGTTCTTACTGCTCACCATCCTCGCCTCCGGTTCTCTCTACGTCGTCAGCCAGGCGGCTCCTCCGACACCGCCACCCAATAATACGGGAGGCGAATTTTTCAGCCCCGCCGACTCGCTGAAACAGTTCACCGTTCCGGACGATCTCAAACTCGAACAGGTGCTGGCGGAACCGCTAGTCAAACAGCCGATCTTCCTCAACTTTGATGAACGGGGGCGGATGTGGGTCATCAACTATCTGCAGTACCCTTACCCTGAAGGGCTGCGAATCCTCAGTAAGGATAAACATCACCGGGCCGTCTACGACAAAGTCCCCCTGCCTCCCCCGCACGGCGACAAGGGAGACGACCAGATCACCATTCACGAAGATACCGACGGTGACGGCAAGTACGACAAACATTCCGTCTTCCTCGACGATTTGAACATCGCCTCTTCGTTCGTCAAAGGACGGGGCGGCGTCTGGGTATTGAACCCGCCTTACCTGCTGTTCTATCCGGATAAAAACAACGACGATGTACCGGACGGCGATCCCGTTGTGCACCTCGAAGGTTTCGGCCTGGAAGATACCCACTCGGTCGTCAACAGTCTCCGCTGGGGACCGGACGGCTGGCTCTATTCCTCTCAGGGGAGTACCGTCTCCGGTAAAGTGAAAAAGCCGGGACAGAAAGACAGCGAAGCCATCCAGACACTCGGCCAGTTGATCTGGCGTTATCATCCCGAAAAGAAAATCTACGAGATCTTCGCGGAAGGGGGCGGCAATGCGTTCGGCGTCGAGATTGACGATAAGGGACGTCTTTACTCCGGTCATAACGGCGGTAACACACGCGGCTTCCACTACACCCAGGGAAGCTACTACCAGAAAGGGTTCGGCAAGCACGGCCCCCTCTCGAATCCTTACGCCTTCGGCTACTTTCAGGCCATGAAGCACGCCAAGGTTCCCCGCTTCACGCACAACTTCATTATCTACGAAGCCGAGACACTGCCCCAAAAGTACTGGGGGCACCTGTTTGGCATCGAACCTCTGCAGGGCCGCGTGGTAGAAAGCGCAGTCACTGCCGACGGTTCATCCTACCAGACCGAAGACCTGCAACGTCCGGTCGCGACCACAGACAAACGCTTCCGCCCCGTCGACATTAAGCTCGGCCCGGACGGTGCGATCTATTTCTGCGATATGTACGAACATCAGATTGCCCACGGACAACATTACTCGGGGCAGGTCGAAAAAGGGGATGGCCGCATTTATCGGCTGACAGCGAAAGATGCCAAGCCGCTGGCCCCGTTTGACCTGGGCAAGAAGTCGTCTCAAGAACTGATCGCGGTGCTCGATCACCCCAACCGCTGGTTCCGTCAACAGGCACTGCGGCTGTTCGGCGACCGCAAGGATGCCTCGGTGATCCCCGCCTTGAAACAGAAGCTGTTCGAAACCGACGGCCAGTCTGCGCTGGAAGCACTCTGGGCGTTGAACCTCAGTGGCGGCTTTGATGAAGCGGTCGCAGCGAAGTCACTCAAACACGCAGATCCCTTCGTCCGGGCCTGGACGATTCGCCTGCTCTGCGATGACCACCGGGTCTCTCCCGAAATCGGACAACAGTTGATCGCCCTGGCACTGACCGAGCCTCACGTTCAGGTTCGCAGTCAGCTGGCCAGTTCATCGAAACGGCTTCCAGCCGATCCGGGACTGCCGATCGCCTTTAACCTGCTCACTCGCTCTGAAGATCTGGACGACGTGCATATCCCGCTGATCCTCTGGTGGTCGCTGGAAAAACGGGTCAATGAAGACCGGGACGCCCTGCTGGCTTATTTCGCCAAACCGGAAGTCTGGCAGTCGCCACTCGTGGAGAAATACATCCTGGAGCGGATCATGCGTCGCTTCGCTGCAACCGGCTCGCGTAACGATCTATTGGTCTGTGCGAAACTGCTCGAGCTGGCTCCCGAAAAATCACACGCCGAAATCCTGATGTCCGGCTTCGAAACCGCCATGAAGGGACGTTCCACAGCCAGCTTCCCCAAAGAACTGGTCGCCGCCATGTCGAAGTACGGCGGACAGTCGATCTCCCTGGGTCTGCGACAGGGTGACAAAGAGGCCATCCAGAAAGCGCTGAAGATCGTCGCGGATTCCAAAGCAGACAACCAGAAGCGACTCGACCTGATTCAGATCTTTGGTGAAGTCAAAGTTCCTGCCTGCGTCCCCGTGCTGCTGGATATCATTTCCAACTCAAGTGACCTGCAGATGCAGATCGCTGCCATCAGTGCCCTGCAGCAGTACCCGGATGACGCCATCGGCAAAACGGTAACCGCCCTCTATCCCAGCATGTCGGACGATCTGCGGAGTGCCGCCCAGACCCTGCTTACGATTCGGAAAGCATGGGCGAAGGATTTCCTGCAGGCCATTGATGCCGGCAAGATTAATAAGACAACAGTCCCCGTCGAAACCGCCCGCAAGATGACCGTCTTTAGCGATGATGACATCAGCAATCTGATCCAGAAGCACTTCGGCTCGATCGCGGGTGCGACAACCGAACAGATGCAGCAACAGATCGCAGCGCATCAGAAGATGCTGCTCGCCAGCCAGGCAGAGCCCGATCGCTACGCCGGTGAGAAACTCTTCCAGAAGCACTGTGGTAAATGCCATAAACTGTTCGGCGATGGCGGTGAGATCGGCCCCGACTTGACGTCCTTCAAACGGGACGACGTGGGCCGCATGCTGGTCAACATTGTCAATCCGTCCAATGAAATCCGGGAAGGTTTCGAAACGTATCTGGTTGTCACTGATGACGGACGGGTAGTGAACGGCTTCCTGGCGGACCAGGACAACAATGTGATCGTCATCCGCAGTGCGGACGGCCAGAGCATCACCGTTGAACGCGACAACATCGACGAAATGCTGCCGCAGAAAAAATCGCTGATGCCCGAGGGGCTGCTCGACAAGCTCTCGGATCAGGAAATTCAGGACCTGTTCAGCTACCTCCGCAGCTCCCAGCCGCTGCCGTAA
- a CDS encoding class II fumarate hydratase: protein MSGFRTERDSMGEVQVPAEAYYGAQTQRAVENFQISGNTLPPSLIHAMGKVKLAAAHANRDLGKLSGTGKNPLNDEQIKALVSAATEVFEGKYDDQFPIDVYQTGSGTSSNMNVNEVISNRAIEILGEDRFAADKSVHPNDHVNMGQSTNDTFPTAIHVAVATSIHEQLIPGLEKMAASLKEKAKAWDQIIKIGRTHLADATPLRLGQEFGGFARQLELSIGRAKRAAEAVYELPVGGTAVGSGINTHPEFGKRVSEELAKLTGIAFVEAVDHFEGNAQRDGLVECHAELKTIATTLFNVSNNIRWLGSGPRCGFYEVKIPDLQPGSSIMPGKVNPVMCESMMQATTRVIGNDQTITMSGAAGGQFQLNIMMPVMGFTALESVHLLANSCNEFVKLCLENMEANEEACNAAVENSLSMVTSLNPHIGYEKASALAKEAFKSGKTIRELCTEQEILPAETLNEALDPMSMTEPQA, encoded by the coding sequence ATGTCGGGGTTTCGAACCGAACGTGATTCAATGGGCGAAGTGCAGGTTCCCGCAGAAGCGTATTATGGCGCACAGACGCAGCGGGCCGTTGAGAATTTTCAGATCTCCGGGAACACATTGCCCCCCAGCCTGATCCACGCCATGGGCAAGGTCAAGCTGGCCGCCGCACATGCGAATCGCGATCTGGGAAAACTCTCAGGCACGGGCAAGAATCCCCTCAATGACGAACAGATCAAGGCCCTGGTCTCAGCTGCCACCGAAGTCTTCGAAGGCAAATACGACGATCAGTTCCCGATCGACGTCTACCAGACCGGCTCGGGAACCTCGAGTAACATGAACGTCAACGAAGTGATCAGCAACCGGGCGATTGAAATTCTGGGGGAAGACCGCTTCGCCGCAGACAAATCCGTGCATCCCAACGATCATGTGAATATGGGACAGAGCACCAACGACACTTTCCCGACCGCCATTCACGTCGCTGTCGCGACCAGTATTCACGAACAACTGATCCCCGGTCTGGAAAAGATGGCTGCCAGCCTGAAAGAAAAAGCGAAAGCCTGGGACCAGATCATCAAGATCGGACGGACTCACCTGGCAGACGCCACACCTCTGCGACTCGGTCAGGAATTTGGCGGCTTCGCCCGTCAGCTGGAACTGAGTATCGGGCGAGCCAAACGAGCTGCGGAAGCAGTCTATGAACTGCCCGTCGGTGGAACGGCGGTTGGTTCCGGAATCAACACGCACCCCGAATTCGGCAAACGGGTCAGCGAAGAACTGGCGAAGCTGACTGGAATCGCTTTCGTCGAAGCTGTCGACCACTTCGAAGGCAACGCCCAGCGCGACGGTCTGGTTGAGTGCCACGCCGAACTGAAAACCATCGCCACCACTCTGTTCAACGTCTCCAACAACATTCGCTGGCTCGGCTCGGGTCCGCGCTGCGGATTCTATGAAGTCAAGATCCCCGACCTGCAACCGGGCAGCTCCATCATGCCGGGCAAGGTTAACCCGGTTATGTGCGAAAGCATGATGCAGGCCACCACCCGCGTGATCGGCAACGACCAGACCATCACCATGTCGGGAGCCGCCGGTGGCCAGTTCCAGTTGAATATCATGATGCCCGTCATGGGCTTCACGGCTCTGGAAAGCGTGCATCTGCTGGCGAACTCCTGCAACGAATTCGTGAAGCTCTGTCTGGAAAACATGGAAGCCAACGAAGAGGCCTGCAACGCGGCCGTGGAAAACAGCCTGTCGATGGTGACCAGCCTGAATCCACATATCGGCTACGAGAAAGCGTCTGCGCTCGCCAAGGAAGCGTTCAAGTCAGGCAAGACAATTCGCGAGCTCTGCACCGAGCAGGAAATCCTGCCCGCAGAGACTCTGAATGAAGCCCTTGACCCCATGAGCATGACCGAGCCTCAGGCTTAA
- a CDS encoding metallophosphoesterase family protein, whose translation MRVLVISDIHSNWAALSSLQEEFDYCLCIGDLVDYGTDPVPCIEWVKQHATACVRGNHDHAVAQRVEAKGSTGFRKLACFTRPLHWDLLDRVRMKYLARLPISQQITIEGVTFYLVHGTPRDPLDEYLGENEAGWRSRLQGINANFVCVGHTHLPFHLDLGDKQVINPGSVGQPRDGDPRCSYAIIEDGQVTLKRQEYDIEAAIRQMEAAGLSGESLELGASVLRNGRMTAEASQKE comes from the coding sequence ATGCGTGTACTCGTGATTTCGGACATTCATTCCAACTGGGCGGCTCTGTCTTCGCTTCAGGAAGAATTCGATTATTGTCTCTGTATCGGCGATCTTGTGGACTATGGCACCGACCCGGTGCCGTGCATCGAATGGGTGAAGCAGCATGCGACCGCCTGTGTGCGGGGGAACCACGATCACGCCGTCGCCCAACGAGTGGAAGCCAAGGGTTCGACCGGATTTCGAAAGCTGGCCTGTTTCACGCGCCCGCTGCACTGGGACCTGCTGGATCGGGTACGTATGAAATACCTGGCGCGGCTGCCGATCTCACAGCAGATCACAATTGAAGGGGTGACCTTCTACCTGGTACACGGAACCCCCCGCGATCCCCTGGATGAATATCTGGGTGAAAACGAAGCGGGCTGGAGGTCACGTCTGCAGGGAATCAATGCGAACTTTGTCTGCGTGGGACATACCCATCTTCCGTTCCATCTCGACCTGGGAGACAAGCAGGTGATCAACCCGGGCAGCGTGGGACAGCCTCGCGACGGGGACCCGCGTTGTTCCTATGCGATCATAGAGGACGGGCAGGTAACTCTCAAGCGGCAGGAATATGATATCGAGGCCGCGATTCGTCAGATGGAAGCAGCCGGCCTTTCCGGAGAATCACTGGAGCTGGGCGCCAGCGTTCTCCGGAATGGACGAATGACTGCAGAAGCAAGTCAGAAAGAGTGA
- the rdgB gene encoding RdgB/HAM1 family non-canonical purine NTP pyrophosphatase codes for MSHYPRIVLASRNQKKAGEIAELLKPHGIEVQSVADFPQAKEVVEDGQSFAENAAKKAYETAQAISEWTIGEDSGLMIDALDGAPGIYSARYSGENATDEKNNAKMLEELKDVPLPERTAAYICNVALSNPQGEICLQVEARCRGRMTDEARGENGFGYDPYFEIIELHKTFGELAPIVKQHLSHRARAFERFIPQLVDLFHELDD; via the coding sequence ATGTCTCACTACCCACGCATCGTGCTCGCCAGTCGTAACCAGAAAAAAGCAGGCGAAATCGCCGAGCTGCTTAAACCACACGGCATCGAAGTTCAGAGTGTCGCCGACTTCCCCCAGGCAAAAGAGGTCGTTGAAGACGGCCAGTCCTTCGCAGAGAACGCTGCCAAGAAAGCTTACGAGACGGCACAGGCAATCTCTGAATGGACCATCGGCGAAGACAGTGGCCTGATGATCGACGCGTTAGACGGAGCTCCCGGAATCTATTCGGCCCGCTACAGTGGTGAGAATGCGACCGACGAAAAAAACAACGCTAAAATGCTGGAGGAACTCAAAGACGTTCCCCTGCCAGAACGGACCGCCGCCTACATCTGTAACGTGGCCCTCTCCAATCCGCAGGGGGAGATCTGCCTGCAGGTCGAAGCCCGTTGTCGGGGACGAATGACGGACGAAGCACGCGGCGAGAACGGCTTCGGCTATGATCCTTATTTCGAGATCATCGAGCTGCACAAAACGTTCGGCGAGCTGGCCCCTATCGTCAAGCAACACCTCAGCCACCGTGCAAGAGCCTTTGAACGCTTCATCCCGCAGCTGGTCGACCTCTTCCACGAGCTGGATGATTAA